A single window of Dermacentor albipictus isolate Rhodes 1998 colony chromosome 1, USDA_Dalb.pri_finalv2, whole genome shotgun sequence DNA harbors:
- the LOC135896144 gene encoding very long chain fatty acid elongase AAEL008004-like — MSSSMDAVVPDTFLMRDPRTMGWPLVGSKQFLITLLLGYIYLVKIGGPRFMKGRKPFDNLKPVIMLYNLSMVFLNAYFVYHFLIRSYFGGGYSIICQGIEYQARDQTTMEFLELCYWYLWVRIADFLDTIFFVLRKKDSHVSFLHVVHHILVVFNGWFGLAYGPDGQVALGLTLNSFVHVVMYSYYFLSLLGPSVRPYLWWKRYLTQFQLVQFIIMFIHCTIPVFKECGYPTTHMMITIPQAMFFFGMFIRFYVQAYNKQPGKLAAADKSQ; from the coding sequence ATGTCTTCCAGCATGGATGCCGTCGTGCCCGACACTTTCTTGATGCGTGACCCGCGGACGATGGGCTGGCCGCTAGTTGGCAGCAAGCAGTTTCTAATCACACTGCTTCTGGGCTACATTTACTTGGTCAAGATTGGTGGCCCGCGCTTCATGAAGGGCCGCAAACCTTTCGACAACCTGAAGCCGGTGATCATGCTCTACAACTTGTCCATGGTGTTCCTCAACGCGTACTTCGTATACCACTTCCTCATACGCTCGTACTTCGGCGGCGGCTACAGCATCATCTGTCAGGGCATCGAGTACCAAGCCCGCGACCAGACTACCATGGAGTTCCTGGAGCTGTGCTACTGGTACCTGTGGGTGCGCATTGCCGACTTCCTCGACACCATCTTCTTCGTTCTGCGCAAGAAGGACTCGCACGTGTCGTTCTTGCACGTTGTGCACCACATTCTGGTCGTTTTCAACGGCTGGTTCGGGCTCGCGTACGGACCCGACGGACAGGTTGCGCTCGGCCTGACGCTCAACAGCTTCGTGCACGTGGTCATGTACTCGTACTACTTCCTGTCACTGCTGGGGCCCTCGGTTAGGCCCTACCTGTGGTGGAAGCGCTACTTGACCCAGTTCCAGCTAGTGCAGTTCATCATCATGTTCATCCACTGCACCATCCCTGTGTTCAAGGAGTGCGGCTACCCCACGACCCACATGATGATCACCATTCCTCAAGCCATGTTCTTCTTCGGCATGTTCATCCGCTTCTACGTGCAGGCCTACAACAAGCAGCCCGGCAAGCTCGCCGCTGCGGACAAGAGCCAGTAG